In the genome of Candidatus Nitrosotenuis sp. DW1, one region contains:
- a CDS encoding sensor histidine kinase, which produces MEIRKKIIFETIILSIILASLSFVIINNILIIQNNFSYLDNELIPSMTILKDIRLIASNILVSTLEFSIVEEETTPSDNDEASKSNQKLTDVITDIDLSKNQFDEMSSLYKKQAASINMLSIEKIEQRWQEFELLSDKFIEYKKRGISGNELIKIKDEFRDSKDSLFKEIDLAIIFNEEKIQEKRNAVEELVRNTTVLIFAILIICISTIVIIRYHILKSILIPILKLRKTVQEIAKGDFRARIDVSQNDEMGELLTDINQMAQDLESAQRELLKHEKISNIGMLAARMAHDILNPLSNIKIGAEYLRSRIKREEKEIKTLDIIDRAVDRISFQVQDVLNFVKTDSLEITKASLLELLKQVIRNQTIPETVNYTLPENDIKVFCDDKKIEVVFINLLRNSIDAINGRGTIKVRFIDLGDKVRIEFEDSGRGVSEEHKTRIFEPLFTTKQKGTGLGLTSVKTIIEQHDGSITFSNNPTVFSIILPKNQYEKQ; this is translated from the coding sequence ATGGAAATTAGAAAAAAAATCATTTTCGAGACAATCATCCTGTCGATAATTTTGGCATCGTTGTCTTTTGTGATCATAAACAACATACTGATTATTCAAAACAATTTTTCCTATTTAGACAATGAATTAATTCCATCCATGACAATCTTAAAAGACATAAGATTAATTGCATCAAACATCTTAGTATCAACACTAGAATTTTCAATAGTTGAAGAAGAAACGACACCATCGGATAATGATGAGGCTTCAAAATCAAACCAAAAATTAACGGATGTTATCACAGACATAGATCTATCAAAGAATCAATTCGACGAAATGTCTTCACTATACAAAAAACAAGCTGCCAGCATCAACATGTTATCAATTGAAAAAATTGAACAAAGGTGGCAAGAATTCGAATTACTTTCAGACAAGTTTATCGAATATAAAAAAAGAGGAATCTCAGGCAATGAACTAATTAAAATAAAAGACGAGTTCAGAGATTCAAAAGATTCTTTATTCAAAGAAATAGATTTGGCCATAATTTTCAATGAGGAAAAAATTCAAGAAAAAAGAAACGCAGTAGAAGAACTAGTAAGAAATACAACAGTACTCATTTTTGCCATTTTGATCATATGCATCTCAACTATTGTGATAATACGATATCACATTCTAAAATCAATACTAATTCCAATTTTGAAACTTCGTAAAACAGTTCAAGAAATTGCAAAAGGTGATTTTAGAGCAAGAATCGACGTTTCTCAAAATGATGAGATGGGAGAATTGCTAACAGATATCAACCAAATGGCACAGGATCTTGAATCAGCCCAGAGAGAATTGCTGAAACATGAAAAGATATCCAACATAGGAATGCTGGCGGCAAGAATGGCGCACGACATACTAAATCCACTATCCAACATAAAGATAGGCGCCGAGTATCTAAGAAGCAGGATAAAGCGGGAAGAAAAGGAAATCAAAACGCTAGACATCATAGATAGGGCAGTAGACAGGATTTCATTTCAGGTTCAGGATGTACTCAATTTCGTTAAAACCGATTCGTTGGAAATTACAAAAGCGTCATTATTAGAATTGTTGAAACAAGTAATTAGGAATCAAACGATTCCAGAGACCGTCAATTACACACTACCTGAAAACGACATCAAAGTCTTTTGTGATGACAAGAAAATTGAAGTTGTGTTCATAAACTTGCTAAGAAATTCAATCGATGCCATAAATGGACGGGGAACGATAAAAGTCAGGTTTATCGATTTGGGAGACAAGGTAAGGATCGAGTTTGAAGATTCAGGCAGAGGAGTTTCAGAAGAACACAAGACGAGAATCTTTGAGCCATTGTTTACGACAAAACAGAAAGGTACGGGGTTGGGACTAACCAGTGTGAAAACAATCATAGAGCAGCATGACGGCAGCATTACATTCTCAAACAATCCTACTGTTTTTTCAATAATCTTACCAAAGAACCAATACGAAAAACAATAA
- a CDS encoding tRNA (guanine-N1)-methyltransferase → MQLDQDITTITEGKTKILVPKAAIESKVPPMDVAFFNPRAKLSRDFSIIAYSAFIKKFHGPKTFLDSMSGVGARGLRVANEIKEIEHVYVNDLNPTALELGKKSAEINNLQNYTASEEETCRFLSSFSRKGMRAAIVDIDPFGSPTRHLDCGIRATVHGGILSVTATDLQVLHGLFNDACRKKYYGTPIKTHYADEIAIRLILGCIHLIAARLDVEATPVFVENNMHYYRVYVRILNKSDTRDMMGFISHCRSCGNREIGKERKELCDICNGTMIAAGPLWIGNLFEKEFLKDMLEDIPNHTVDKKCAKTIQRCILESEMPGCYYTLDELAEMRKKSPASLEKSITTLQKNGYVSSPTSFNPTGFRTDCKINKILELFSS, encoded by the coding sequence TTGCAGCTAGATCAAGACATTACGACCATAACAGAGGGAAAGACGAAAATTCTTGTCCCAAAGGCAGCCATAGAAAGCAAGGTTCCGCCAATGGATGTTGCATTTTTCAATCCGCGGGCAAAGCTAAGCCGCGACTTTTCAATCATAGCATATTCGGCGTTTATAAAAAAATTCCACGGGCCGAAAACTTTTCTTGACTCAATGTCAGGCGTGGGCGCTCGCGGCCTGCGTGTTGCAAACGAAATAAAGGAAATAGAGCACGTCTATGTCAACGACCTAAACCCAACCGCACTCGAGTTAGGCAAAAAGTCAGCAGAGATCAACAACTTACAAAACTATACCGCGTCAGAGGAGGAGACGTGCAGGTTTCTCAGCTCATTTTCAAGGAAGGGAATGCGTGCTGCGATTGTAGATATCGATCCATTCGGATCCCCTACGAGGCATCTTGACTGCGGTATCAGGGCAACGGTTCATGGAGGCATACTTTCTGTCACCGCAACAGACCTGCAGGTACTGCACGGATTGTTCAATGACGCATGCAGGAAAAAGTACTATGGCACCCCAATCAAGACGCATTATGCAGATGAAATTGCCATAAGGCTGATACTTGGGTGCATCCATTTGATAGCGGCAAGGCTCGACGTAGAGGCGACGCCTGTTTTTGTCGAAAACAACATGCACTACTACCGGGTCTATGTCAGGATCCTAAACAAGTCAGACACCCGCGACATGATGGGATTCATCTCTCACTGCAGGTCCTGCGGAAACAGGGAGATTGGAAAGGAGAGAAAAGAACTCTGCGACATATGCAATGGAACAATGATAGCGGCAGGTCCTCTCTGGATTGGCAACTTGTTTGAAAAAGAGTTTCTCAAAGACATGCTAGAGGACATACCAAATCACACAGTCGATAAAAAATGCGCAAAGACGATTCAGCGGTGCATCCTAGAGTCAGAAATGCCAGGATGCTACTACACGCTAGACGAGCTAGCAGAGATGAGAAAGAAATCTCCCGCGTCACTTGAAAAATCAATCACAACCCTGCAGAAAAATGGATATGTATCCAGTCCCACCTCGTTTAATCCTACAGGATTCAGAACAGACTGCAAAATAAACAAGATACTAGAACTGTTTTCCAGCTAG